The Malus domestica chromosome 08, GDT2T_hap1 genomic interval TAAAACAGTACCGATTTTACCTGAATCTTCTGAGTTGTCacccattgaaatttgattgatTAAGGATAGAAGTGGGCCCGTTTCTGTCTCCTTGGAAGCTGCCTCTGAAATTGGCACCGCAAACTGGGCTGCCGCTATTGGACTTAACGGGCTGGGCCTTAGTTGACTCGGTGCAACAGCAGCTATCCCCCTGCTCGCATCAGATTTCTCTTGTTGGGCTTTGGACCCAGCTTGGCTCCCTGCTGCATTAGATGCGACTCCTGATCCAGTGGCTGCCATACGGGCCTGTCCAGCCCGTTTGTTCCCCCGTGCCTTTAGCTCATTCTTCCTTTCCCAGTACCATTCTGGGTACCCATGAATTTCAAAACAGGTCTCTTCAGTGTGTCTTGTTCCATTACAATGATTGCAATGGAGTTTGTCTTTATCAATATCCTCATGGGTTCGGAATGACCGAGAACTTCCATTAGATGGTGGACGCGACCCAGGTGCCTTAGTTGCCATAGCCATAGGAGGTGCTGTCATTGTAGTCTTTGTTCCCATCATAGTGACCTGCCTTTGGGATTCACATCGTACCAAATTGAAGCATTCTTCGATTTCGGGGATAGGTTTTATCCTTAGAATCTCACTCCGAACTTGGTCAAACACACTATCTAATCCCACAAGAAAATCATACACCCTATCTTTTGCGAGTTCTTCTTTACGAGTTTTCAAATCTACTCCACACACCATACGGAGAGGACGTCGTTTGTCAAGGTCCTGCCACACACTCTTTAATTCAGTGAAGTACAAATTAATTGGACGACCATCCTGTCTTGTCCTTGTAGCTTTGCACCGGAGTTCATAGTATTGGGACTCATCAGAACCATCATAAAACATCTGGGTGACACTCTCCCAGATATCTTTAGCCGTGGGCAAGTCTATAAAAAGGCCAAGCAGGTGGGGTTCCATGGTTTTGAGCAACCACCCACGCACAATAGCATCTTCCGTTGACCACTTCACATATCCTGGATCATCTTCATCTACTGCCGGGATTTTTCCCGTTAGATACCCTTGCTTACCAAGACTTGAAGCATGAACCTCCATCATCTTCGACCAAACCTTGAAGTTCGAGTCGCTCAATCGATACCCAAACGGAATGGAGTTGACGTTGGATGACTCACCTTGGACCGATATGGTTTGCATGGGAATTATATCTCCAGTTTTGATGTCTGCCATTGCACGGACAGATGTGCAGGTtatgtatatttgttttttttttctgtagcTTTGTTGATTCCAAAGGCTACGGTGCTTTGGTTTCTGGGTTCAAAATTTGATGAACATCAGAGTTTTGGCGGCTAGGGTTTTTTCCGAGACGAGACAGGTCGAAACCTGCTCTGGTACCAAGTTAAATTCTAGGTTTTAGATGAATATTTTTCtcactttttttcttctcacatAGAGGAATATATAAACTTATACAATCTCCTACAAACTAGGAAACAAGTatcccaaatccacaaggataCCAATTACATAATTTTATACCCAAAATATCTCCTCATTCCTTATTTCCTAAGATTTCCTCACGCAACAGGAGTTACCCTGCAAGCACACTTTTCACCCTCCTTGCATtgtattcaaaattttgaacatTTGTTGTATTGTTCATGTATCTCATTGGTTGCGTTCAATTCGATTTTCGAGGGACTGACCAGCTGGGGTTTTTGAGTTGTTTTGAGTGTAGCAGGATGAGCAAAAATTTTGTCTGATATGCCGGCATGAGCCGCAGACGGATGATCATGCATACGAGAGCTGGAAAGAGAGGGAGAAGGAGGCCGAAGAAGACAGAAAAGGGGCTTCGAATGCGATACGAGGTGGTGAATACATAAATCTTTAATGTTTAAAGGATGATATTTGGTTCAACAGTTTGTCAAATTTGCAGCTTCGTCCATAAATTCTTATTCATTCCATCACATTAAGCATGGCCGTGAGTTTGTGCTCTGTTTCTCTGGTAATGTATGTTGTAATTCAGACAAATAATATAGCAAATTTGATTGCTTTTTCTTATAATGAAACACATTGCATTTGCTTTCTTAAGTTTGGTGTAATCAGAATAAGTGGATACGAGCCTGTTTGTAGTGCTTCTAGAATAGCTAAAAGCGCGTTTTGAGTCAGACaactgaagttttgtaggtgcgTCAGCGAGTTGGGAGTTATTTCTCCAGCTTCTTTACTTGGAACTGAAGACTTGGATGTAATATTTCAACTGAAATACTGGCTtttgtgaattttgagttacCATATGTAGAAAATATCAGATGATTGCCGGACAGATTGGAGTAAATGTACTAGATTTCATGGAGCTGTACCTTATCTGATAGGTTGGCCATTACTTATAGGACGAATTTTAACCAACGATACATCTCAGACATCGTGCATGCAAAGAAGGAAGGTATTCATTAGCATTTTGGAAGAATACGTAC includes:
- the LOC139198297 gene encoding uncharacterized protein is translated as MADIKTGDIIPMQTISVQGESSNVNSIPFGYRLSDSNFKVWSKMMEVHASSLGKQGYLTGKIPAVDEDDPGYVKWSTEDAIVRGWLLKTMEPHLLGLFIDLPTAKDIWESVTQMFYDGSDESQYYELRCKATRTRQDGRPINLYFTELKSVWQDLDKRRPLRMVCGVDLKTRKEELAKDRVYDFLVGLDSVFDQVRSEILRIKPIPEIEECFNLVRCESQRQVTMMGTKTTMTAPPMAMATKAPGSRPPSNGSSRSFRTHEDIDKDKLHCNHCNGTRHTEETCFEIHGYPEWYWERKNELKARGNKRAGQARMAATGSGVASNAAGSQAGSKAQQEKSDASRGIAAVAPSQLRPSPLSPIAAAQFAVPISEAASKETETGPLLSLINQISMGDNSEDSGKIGTVLITSTKRDTGWIIDSGATDHMTYDASLFYHMTSPSKEDVITANGDVAPITGAGYPDSGDNWA